The Mobula hypostoma unplaced genomic scaffold, sMobHyp1.1 scaffold_36, whole genome shotgun sequence genome window below encodes:
- the LOC134341595 gene encoding probable G-protein coupled receptor 139 codes for MMPEIAALAYAQYFLNLFFPDSLPANLVAIVILSRGKCGLSKCVTRYLMGMAAADLLVVISQPLLMWTAWIYFPRSFLFITPVCSLGTWLISASTAASVWLTVAFTVDRFVAICCEKLKTKYCTKRTAAVVIGTVSVLACLESVPWYFTLEPLVIIDSVPWYCVVTPNFKNNPSWAVFMMFYRILTPCVPFFLILLLNILTVRRILVASRARRGLRGQKSGEKTNDREIESRRKSIILLFSITGSFISLWVTQVVFYFYQRISMNFVYYAVTDPIYIIEESSGMLQILSSCTNTCIYTLTQRKFREQIRNAVKYPLSPILKLMKR; via the coding sequence atgATGCCCGAAATTGCTGCATTGGCTTATGCTCagtattttctcaatttgttcttTCCTGACTCTCTTCCAGCGAACCtggtggcgattgtgatcctgtcccggggaaagtgcggtctctccaaatgtGTCACTCGCTACCTGATGGGAATGGCAGCAGCCGATCTCCTGGTCGTTATCTCGCAACCGCTGCTGATGTGGACTGCTTGGATTTATTTTCCCCGATCATTTCTGTTCATTACCCCTGTGTGCAGTCTCGGTACATGGTTGATTTCTGCGAGCACCGCGGCCTCTGTCTGGCTGACTGTCGCTTTCACCGTTGATCGATTTGTGGCCATTTGCtgtgagaagctgaaaacaaaatattgtacCAAGAGAACGGCGGCTGTGGTTATCGGGACAGTGAGTGTGCTGGCCTGTTTGGAGAGTGTCCCATGGTACTTTACACTAGAGCCTTTGGTAATAATTGATAGTGTTCCCTGGTATTGCGTTGTTACACCGAACTTCAAAAATAATCCCTCGTGGGCGGTATTTATGATGTTTTACCGCATTTTAACCCCTTGTGTCCCATTCTTTCTGATTTTACTGCTCAATATTCTGACTGTCAGGAGGATTCTAGTGGCCAGTCGAGCCCGCAGAGGGCTCCGGGGACAAAAGTCAGGAGAAAAGACTAACGACCGGGAGATAGAGAGTCGACGCAAATCCATCATTTTGCTCTTCAGCATAACCGGTTCTTTTATATCGCTGTGGGTAACACAGGTGGTATTTTACTTCTATCAACGGATTTCAATGAATTTTGTTTATTATGCTGTCACGGATCCAATTTACATTATAGAAGAGTCATCAGGAATGCTGCAGATtctcagttcctgcaccaacacgtgtatttACACCCTGACTCAGAGAAAATTCCGAGAGCAAATCAGGAATGCTGTGAAATACCCACTGAGTCCGATTTTGAAACTCATGAAACGTTAG